The Thunnus thynnus chromosome 24, fThuThy2.1, whole genome shotgun sequence genome window below encodes:
- the LOC137177192 gene encoding sodium/myo-inositol cotransporter-like, which produces MATMEAADIIVVAIYFILVLAIGFLAMWKANRSTVSGYFLAGRSMNWAAVGASLFVSNIGSEHFIGLAGSGAASGFSVAAWEFNALLLLQLLGWVFIPVYIQSGVYTMPEYLSKRYGGRRLKVYFAALSLVLYIFTKLSVDLYSGALFIHESLGWNLYLSIILLISMTALLTITGGLVAVIYTDTVQAFLMIAGALCLTGISLFKVGGLEGVRTKYMEASPNITAIFLSSPNLTYSEICHHHHLHPKQDSLKILRGPRDPDLPWPGFLLGQTPASIWYWCADQVIVQRVLAAKNIAHAKGSTIMAGFLKILPMFIIVIPGMISRILFADELACISPEHCMEVCGSAAGCSNVAYPRLVMSVMPVGLRGLMMAVMIAALMSDLDSIFNSASTIFTLDIYKMLRKQVSSRELVIVGRLFVVFMVIISIAWVPVIIEMQGGQMFYYIQEVSDYLTPPIAALFLLGILWHRCNETGAFWGGMVGFTLGALRLVLALVYREPRCNQPDERPAFIKDVHFMYVAGILFWVSALVTVIVSLCTPPPGKEQIRTTTLWGLNKRKRLKQQEKEAGEDMTTLKPLNHAILNGNTLLGKEKCQDHSNKFKGIEANHENAQQSNGHAIAVNDIEIRPIQNGHSLISDPKMVEEAGGIGVRDGDEEEQGCFGGGEVESGKCMKVLEWFCGFQEKPSKSQVITVQEQEKILDELLHEPPRTKIILNIGLVVICSVGIFLFIYFSL; this is translated from the exons ATGGCCACCATGGAAGCGGCAGACATCATCGTTGTAGCAATCTACTTCATCCTGGTGCTAGCGATTGGCTTCCTCGCCATGTGGAAAGCCAATCGGAGCACAGTGAGCGGCTACTTCCTCGCTGGTCGCTCCATGAACTGGGCAGCTGTAGGAGCTTCTCTGTTTGTCAGCAACATAGGAAGTGAGCATTTCATTGGACTAGCTGGATCAGGAGCTGCTAGCGGCTTTAGTGTGGCTGCTTGGGAATTCAACGCACTATTATTGCTCCAGTTGTTAGGCTGGGTGTTTATCCCTGTGTATATTCAGTCTGGAGTCTACACTATGCCAGAATACCTTTCCAAACGGTACGGCGGGAGGCGACTAAAGGTATATTTTGCTGCATTATCTCTTGTCCTCTACATCTTCACCAAATTGTCTGTGGACCTCTATTCTGGAGCCTTGTTCATCCATGAATCTTTGGGGTGGAACTTGTATCTGTCAATCATCCTGCTCATCTCCATGACGGCCTTGCTGACCATCACTGGGGGCCTGGTTGCTGTCATCTATACGGATACGGTCCAGGCGTTCCTCATGATTGCTGGAGCACTCTGCCTCACAGGCATCAGCCTCTTCAAAGTGGGAGGACTTGAAG GGGTGAGGACCAAGTACATGGAGGCTTCTCCAAACATCACTGCCATCTTTCTGTCTTCACCCAACCTGACGTATTCTGAAATttgccaccaccaccacctccacccaaAGCAAGATTCTTTGAAGATCCTTCGAGGTCCGAGGGATCCAGACCTGCCTTGGCCGGGTTTCTTACTGGGCCAGACTCCTGCTTCTATTTG GTACTGGTGTGCAGATCAAGTGATTGTACAGCGGGTTCTGGCAGCGAAGAACATTGCCCATGCCAAAGGTTCTACCATCATGGCAGGCTTCCTGAAAATCCTGCCCATGTTCATCATTGTCATCCCAG GGATGATTTCCAGGATCTTATTTGCTGATGAGTTGGCGTGTATCAGTCCAGAGCACTGCATGGAAGTGTGTGGTTCTGCAGCTGGCTGCAGCAACGTGGCTTACCCACGACTTGTCATGTCCGTGATGCCTGTTGGTCTCCGCGGCCTGATGATGGCTGTCATGATTGCAGCTCTAATGAGTGACTTAGACTCCATTTTCAACTCAGCGAGCACCATATTCACACTGGATATTTACAAAATGCTACGAAAGCAAGTGTCATCCAGGGAGCTGGTGATTGTTGGCAGACTGTTTGTGGTTTTCATGGTGATCATCAGCATTGCCTGGGTGCCAGTCATCATCGAGATGCAGGGAGGCCAGATGTTCTATTATATCCAAGAAGTTTCAGATTACCTGACACCACCCATAGCTGCTCTCTTCTTGCTTGGCATCTTGTGGCATCGCTGCAATGAGACAGGTGCCTTTTGGGGTGGGATGGTAGGGTTTACCCTTGGAGCACTCCGTCTGGTGTTGGCGCTGGTTTACCGCGAGCCACGCTGCAACCAGCCTGATGAGCGGCCAGCTTTCATCAAAGATGTCCATTTCATGTATGTGGCAGGCATCTTATTTTGGGTGTCAGCTTTGGTGACTGTCATTGTGAGTCTCTGCACTCCTCCACCTGGAAAAGAACAAATCAGAACCACTACTCTATGGGGgttaaacaaaagaaagaggctaaaacaacaagaaaaagaagctgGAGAAGACATGACTACTTTGAAGCCTCTAAACCATGCAATCTTAAATGGAAACACTTTGCTCGGTAAAGAAAAGTGTCAGGACCACTCAAACAAATTCAAAGGCATTGAGGCCAATCATGAAAATGCTCAGCAAAGCAATGGTCATGCTATTGCAGTCAATGACATAGAAATCCGTCCAATCCAGAATGGCCACTCACTGATTTCTGACCCTAAAATGGTCGAAGAGGCAGGGGGGATAGGAGTGAGGGATGGGGACGAAGAAGAGCAGGGCTGCtttggaggaggagaagtggaGAGTGGGAAGTGTATGAAAGTTTTGGAGTGGTTCTGTGGTTTCCAGGAGAAACCATCTAAATCTCAGGTCATTACAGTTCAGGAGCAGGAGAAGATCTTGGATGAACTTCTCCATGAACCTCCAAGAACCAAAATCATCCTGAACATAGGACTGGTGGTGATTTGCTCTGTTGGGATCTTTCTCTTCATCTATTTCTCCTTATAG